Genomic segment of Drosophila simulans strain w501 chromosome 2R, Prin_Dsim_3.1, whole genome shotgun sequence:
GATGAGCCTCCTCCAGGGGCAAAAGGTTGCCCAGAGCAAAGATATTCTTTGGATCGAGATGCCGCTTGGCCGCCGAGTACAGTGAACTGCCCGTTTCGGTGACGGCGTTGCGGTACCAATGGCTTCGTATCTTTCCCACGCCATGGTGATGGGACAGTGATCCGCCGCAGGATAGTATCTCATCGCGGGCACTGTGCTCGATGGCCTCGAAAAGCTCGACGGGATCTGCCACGTCCGTACTGCGGAATCCAAAGTAGAAGTAGATGCAGGCACCGGCGTCGTAGGTTTGGGTTACTCTACACGAAATGGTATAGTAGTTAATGCTACGTTTGCTGCACTCCTGCAATGGTCAAGATGATAATTATTggatatttaaataaataatttaaatatagcacTTACCGAAACAACACGCTGCTTCACAGAACGACAGAGCAGACTGCAGCGATCCCAAGGCACCGATGTCTCAAAGGACTCCGCCACAATTCCCTGATGGAGTCCAAAGTcctgcaaaaatatatatgaacatTACTTGAATATTAGGTTTGTCTTGAATTAATAAGTTTACTAGTTTAGTACAGAAAAAGGTTTGACTTTGTGATAAACACTTTTTTTCGACTGAGTTATCTTGATAAATGACAAGTTTGCCAATTATTCTTATACTCGTATATCAGTTACAGATAAATGATGTTAATTATTCCCATATTAGCGCTGATATAAAAAAAGGGCAGATTAGGTAGGGTTATCATATAGTCTGCAATCGATCgaaatgaaatatgtttatttggGCAAACTAGAAGCTAAAATCATTCTAGCACACGtctcgaaaaccaaaaaacaataataaataaaagtaggGAAACGTAAAGCCGGAAAACCGGAAATAGCACATTGTCATAACGATAATGATGTTGATCTTTacttttagtttcatttgtacAATTTCAGAAAATACTCACCCTAATGTAGGCAATCACAAAGGTGAGTATATAGCCCCGTTCCCCATTTTGTCCACCTGCCGGAAATCCCTCAAACTTTTCGGCGATCTCGTAAATGAGTGCCTCCTGCCGCTGGACATCCTTTAAATCGCCCTCGAACAGCAAGGTGGCCGCGCAGATCTGGTTGAGATCGATGCCCTTCCAGGAGGTAACGTAGCGCTGCTTCATGGCATCCACCACACCGGCCCACCAGGACTTCTCCGGCTTCAGGGCCTGGCCGAACATGAACTGCTCGTTGTCCATCAGCCGGACGGAGGCGGGTTGGCATCTCCTCCGCGCCACTTCGCGCATGAAGAGCACTCCCTGCTCGAAGTTGGGAAAGGCCAGGGATCCGTAACGCCTTACCGATGGCAGGGGACGCACTTTGAGCACCACTTCGGTGATTACTCCCAGAGTGCCCTCGGATCCGAGGATCACATGGTTGAAATCAGGTCCACAACTCACGCGCGGTGCACTACACTCACGTTCCAGCGTTCCCGACGGAGTGACCATCCTAACTCGCACCACCAGATCCTCTATGTTCCCATAGACGTTCTTCTTCATGCCAGACGCACGGGTGGCCACCCAGCCGCCCAGGGTGCTGAACTCATAGGAATCAGGTTCGTGGCCAACTGTCAGACCTTCACTTCGCAACACCCTCTCCAGATCCTGACCCACAATGCCGGATTCAAAACATACGGTGAGATTCTCCCGGTTGAGCCACAATAGTCGATTCATCTGGGAGGTGTCCAGGGCGCAGATCATCCGGCTCTCGTTCT
This window contains:
- the LOC6734564 gene encoding alkyldihydroxyacetonephosphate synthase, with amino-acid sequence MAAKRNAVTTEAPESSAPGEGTALALDSRLSKRVESVIPKKRHEALKWFGWGYNDSQFYGKDGIICFRGEKYPLGGCELPSFTKWVEKKFDLRVDITKQYPQLPRTYPRPVENAPFLHELKGTTQVDYSAEGIDRLVRCHGQTLNDIYSLWHHKFRRIPDLVVWPRCHDEVVQLVRLAHKHNVMLVPFGGGTSVSGAITCPQNESRMICALDTSQMNRLLWLNRENLTVCFESGIVGQDLERVLRSEGLTVGHEPDSYEFSTLGGWVATRASGMKKNVYGNIEDLVVRVRMVTPSGTLERECSAPRVSCGPDFNHVILGSEGTLGVITEVVLKVRPLPSVRRYGSLAFPNFEQGVLFMREVARRRCQPASVRLMDNEQFMFGQALKPEKSWWAGVVDAMKQRYVTSWKGIDLNQICAATLLFEGDLKDVQRQEALIYEIAEKFEGFPAGGQNGERGYILTFVIAYIRDFGLHQGIVAESFETSVPWDRCSLLCRSVKQRVVSECSKRSINYYTISCRVTQTYDAGACIYFYFGFRSTDVADPVELFEAIEHSARDEILSCGGSLSHHHGVGKIRSHWYRNAVTETGSSLYSAAKRHLDPKNIFALGNLLPLEEAHPTAEASPPPATPSTPPKAKL